One segment of Allorhodopirellula heiligendammensis DNA contains the following:
- a CDS encoding DUF4261 domain-containing protein — MAKGLFTQGIVVLLRQSVSIEEVAAAIDDFHPSDPIEASEDWTFLGPAVLMNMDEDGSGKVVVDVVDHPWPDAMGGTQGDSAASEDSQIVDAWALGNFGPHNYPGSLQRAREQSWVWEDGRELAEQPTAFIRVRSSYVLGEEDDAPVLPEGYEPFDELALVTEIAAAITELPQAICYFNPNGEVLRDLKTLNESFEYAEENDFPPLDLWSNVRLFRLENEWAVMDTVGNSQLDLLDIEACFHAESYDFTEVESFLRLVTCFLEEAEEPIEDGDSVEGPGDVIWRVWRMDDGIAAPPRPVLRCLPQDNRDVPEQYRVPGMEQPSDEPEPAS; from the coding sequence ATGGCTAAGGGACTTTTTACCCAAGGCATCGTAGTTCTACTGCGCCAAAGCGTGAGTATCGAAGAGGTCGCTGCTGCGATCGACGATTTCCATCCCTCCGACCCCATCGAAGCGTCCGAAGACTGGACATTTCTCGGCCCGGCCGTGCTGATGAATATGGACGAGGATGGCAGCGGCAAGGTGGTGGTCGACGTGGTCGATCATCCCTGGCCCGATGCGATGGGCGGAACGCAAGGTGACTCAGCCGCTTCGGAGGACAGCCAGATTGTCGACGCTTGGGCGTTGGGCAACTTCGGCCCCCACAACTACCCGGGGTCTCTGCAGCGTGCCCGCGAGCAATCATGGGTGTGGGAAGACGGACGCGAACTTGCGGAGCAACCCACCGCATTTATTCGAGTGCGCAGCTCGTACGTCCTGGGCGAAGAGGATGATGCCCCGGTCCTACCCGAAGGTTACGAGCCCTTCGACGAGCTCGCCCTGGTCACCGAGATCGCAGCGGCGATTACGGAGTTGCCCCAAGCCATCTGCTATTTCAATCCTAACGGCGAAGTCCTACGCGACCTTAAAACGCTCAACGAGAGCTTTGAGTACGCCGAAGAAAATGATTTCCCGCCGCTGGACCTGTGGTCGAACGTTCGCTTGTTCCGTCTGGAGAACGAATGGGCAGTGATGGATACGGTCGGGAATTCGCAGCTCGACTTGCTCGATATCGAAGCATGCTTTCATGCTGAATCATATGACTTTACCGAAGTCGAGAGTTTCCTCCGATTGGTGACCTGTTTTCTCGAAGAGGCGGAAGAGCCAATCGAAGATGGTGACTCCGTGGAAGGTCCGGGGGACGTGATTTGGAGAGTCTGGCGGATGGACGACGGCATCGCCGCGCCTCCGCGACCTGTGCTCCGCTGCTTGCCTCAAGATAACCGCGACGTGCCCGAGCAGTATCGGGTACCGGGAATGGAACAGCCATCGGATGAGCCGGAACCCGCTTCATGA